Proteins from a single region of Pseudomonas sp. BSw22131:
- a CDS encoding GNAT family N-acetyltransferase: MPDVQIKPVTPDDHAQWLPLWQAYLRFYKTELPESVSQSTWERLLDGSEPTHAALAWKDGNAVGMVHFIYHRSNWSIHNACYLQDLIVAPEQRGTGVGRLLIQHVYVTAKQDGCDKVHWLTHETNATAIQLYERIAQRPGYIQFRKML, translated from the coding sequence ATGCCTGACGTCCAGATAAAACCGGTCACCCCTGACGACCACGCGCAATGGTTGCCCCTGTGGCAAGCCTACTTGCGGTTCTACAAAACCGAACTGCCAGAGAGCGTCAGCCAGAGCACATGGGAGCGCTTACTCGATGGCAGCGAGCCGACTCATGCTGCGCTGGCCTGGAAGGATGGAAACGCGGTGGGCATGGTGCATTTCATCTACCACCGCTCCAATTGGAGCATCCACAATGCGTGCTACCTGCAGGACTTGATTGTCGCGCCCGAACAGCGCGGCACCGGGGTCGGACGCTTGCTGATCCAACACGTTTACGTCACGGCGAAGCAGGACGGCTGCGACAAGGTTCACTGGCTGACCCACGAAACCAATGCAACGGCGATCCAGCTTTACGAACGTATTGCGCAGCGGCCTGGCTATATCCAGTTCCGCAAAATGCTTTAA
- a CDS encoding GNAT family N-acetyltransferase, which yields MSNTEHWQPAGLPETRTLEGRFVRLEKLDLARHGDGLWGALQGPGCDEKLWDYLPYGPFSERAAFDEFLSSLQGGTDPWFYTVIDQQTGATDGYLSLMSIIPAHGRIEIGHVTFAASMQRTPKGTEAVYLLARESFALGNRRLEWKCNGDNARSRRAAERFGFTYEGTFRQHMVVKGRNRNTAWYSIIDSEWPVLQNAFETWLDTDNFENDLQLKTLESCRGTHPQ from the coding sequence ATGTCGAACACAGAACACTGGCAACCCGCCGGACTGCCTGAAACCCGCACGCTGGAAGGCCGATTCGTGCGGCTGGAAAAGCTTGACCTCGCGCGCCATGGAGACGGCTTATGGGGCGCACTGCAAGGTCCTGGCTGCGATGAAAAGCTGTGGGATTATTTGCCATACGGCCCTTTCTCCGAGCGAGCGGCGTTCGATGAGTTTCTGTCGTCGCTTCAAGGCGGAACCGACCCGTGGTTCTACACCGTGATCGATCAGCAAACCGGCGCTACTGACGGCTACCTGAGCCTGATGTCGATTATTCCAGCCCATGGCCGCATCGAAATTGGTCACGTCACCTTTGCCGCCTCCATGCAGCGCACTCCAAAAGGCACCGAAGCGGTTTATTTGTTGGCCAGAGAGTCCTTCGCACTGGGCAATCGGCGTCTGGAATGGAAATGTAATGGCGACAATGCCCGCTCCAGGCGCGCAGCCGAGCGCTTCGGTTTCACCTATGAAGGGACGTTCCGCCAACACATGGTGGTGAAAGGCCGGAACCGCAACACAGCCTGGTACTCGATCATTGACAGCGAATGGCCCGTGCTGCAAAACGCGTTCGAGACGTGGCTGGATACGGATAACTTTGAAAATGATTTACAGCTCAAAACGTTGGAAAGCTGCCGTGGTACTCACCCTCAGTGA
- a CDS encoding FMN-binding negative transcriptional regulator yields the protein MYTPSYFKEADVASLHTQIEGARLAILVTCDASGLQASHLPLLFRPEEGEHATLYGHFAKANPQWKALKNGAEVMVIFPGADAYISPSFYPAKAEHGKVVPTWNYLAIHAYGRAEVFTDHQRLLALVSALTDKHESRRPTPWAVADAPADYIEKMLSAIVGFALSITRLEGKRKLNQNRSAEDAAGVRDGLTASGDANDRHVAHLMSQGDSDA from the coding sequence ATGTACACACCTAGCTATTTCAAAGAAGCCGATGTCGCCAGCCTGCATACGCAGATTGAGGGCGCCCGGCTGGCTATTCTAGTCACGTGCGATGCTTCGGGACTGCAAGCGAGCCATCTGCCGCTTCTGTTCCGGCCTGAGGAAGGTGAGCACGCCACGCTTTACGGGCATTTCGCCAAGGCCAATCCGCAGTGGAAAGCGCTAAAAAATGGCGCCGAAGTGATGGTGATCTTTCCGGGCGCCGACGCCTACATCAGCCCCTCGTTCTACCCTGCCAAAGCTGAACACGGGAAGGTGGTGCCGACCTGGAACTACCTGGCCATTCACGCCTACGGGCGCGCCGAAGTGTTCACCGACCATCAGCGCCTGCTCGCGCTGGTCAGTGCATTGACCGACAAACATGAGTCCAGACGCCCCACCCCTTGGGCCGTGGCTGATGCGCCAGCCGACTACATCGAAAAGATGCTGAGTGCCATCGTCGGCTTTGCGCTGTCCATTACGCGACTTGAGGGCAAGCGCAAATTAAACCAGAACCGCAGCGCCGAGGACGCCGCCGGGGTGCGAGATGGCCTGACCGCCAGCGGTGATGCAAACGATCGGCACGTTGCCCACTTGATGAGCCAAGGAGACTCGGATGCCTGA
- a CDS encoding putative bifunctional diguanylate cyclase/phosphodiesterase, producing MTSSTDGPPDSVAARHFIRKQFATQLAVERTRLLYQGSLLPTLLMLINGLLCAWLLWTPPRSGLISVWLVWLAALVGLRVLQVAAFHAASPARQAEPIWKRTFLLGACASGFTLSSAALVLVPFEGVVQQAWVFGLMGAATLSASVAYAVSIPAFLTFTVPCLVPVIVYLLWGAGSALRGWGWLGLILLIALIVVAAQVNRLIQSGLIRRFQNLALIEHLQRAQAKSEELNRELSRQHEERTRYLLHYDELTGLANRALFNERLRDANQRVRRGKSLALLHINLDRFKLVNDSLGHAVADQLLRQIARRLNSALPEADTIARLSADEFAVLFDAYGNLSSLARVTSRVLGKLRSPLLVSGHELVVSASIGISLLPDSARDISALRSQANKAMQHAKHLGGNNFQFFTDSLQASTLERLQFEIQLRKAVQENQLEVVYQPKMCLASGRLSSAEALVRWNHPVRGVVSPNDFIGLAEETGLIAEIGEFVLRQACRQVCIWQSQGLETIRVSVNLSVHQLRQGKLVSLVRQVLDETGLAPEYLELELTESQLMDSVEHIIATFQQLRELGVKLSIDDFGTGYSSLSYLKRFPVNYVKIDQAFIRGIGEGTEDAAITRAIIAMAHSLGLKVVAEGVENEEQLAFLKAHACDEVQGYLISRPIDVDAMGEVLAGDTTDAWDKVQ from the coding sequence ATGACCTCTAGCACCGATGGTCCGCCCGACTCTGTGGCGGCCAGGCATTTCATTCGCAAGCAATTCGCGACTCAGCTTGCGGTTGAGCGCACCCGACTTCTTTATCAAGGCTCGCTCCTTCCCACACTCCTGATGCTGATCAACGGCCTGCTCTGCGCATGGCTGCTCTGGACGCCGCCGCGCTCGGGGCTGATCAGCGTCTGGCTGGTGTGGCTGGCGGCGTTGGTCGGCTTGCGCGTTCTTCAAGTGGCGGCCTTCCATGCTGCCTCTCCGGCACGTCAGGCTGAGCCGATATGGAAGCGCACCTTTTTGCTCGGCGCGTGTGCCAGCGGTTTTACGTTGTCCAGCGCGGCGCTGGTATTGGTGCCGTTCGAAGGCGTTGTGCAGCAAGCCTGGGTCTTCGGCCTGATGGGCGCTGCGACGCTGTCCGCAAGCGTCGCCTACGCCGTGAGTATCCCTGCGTTTCTGACCTTCACCGTCCCGTGCCTGGTGCCGGTGATTGTTTATCTGCTTTGGGGGGCGGGATCGGCGTTGCGTGGTTGGGGCTGGTTGGGTCTGATTCTGCTGATAGCGCTGATCGTCGTGGCAGCGCAAGTCAATCGTCTCATTCAGAGCGGTCTGATCCGCAGGTTTCAGAACCTCGCCCTGATCGAGCATCTGCAACGGGCGCAGGCCAAGAGTGAAGAGCTCAATCGAGAACTGTCGCGACAGCACGAAGAGCGCACCCGCTATCTGCTGCATTACGACGAACTGACGGGGCTGGCCAATCGCGCGCTGTTCAATGAGCGGCTGCGGGATGCCAATCAGCGCGTGCGACGAGGCAAAAGCCTGGCGCTGCTGCACATCAACCTCGATCGTTTCAAGCTGGTCAACGACAGTCTGGGGCATGCCGTCGCCGATCAGTTATTGCGCCAGATCGCCCGACGCTTGAACAGTGCGTTGCCCGAGGCCGACACTATCGCCCGGTTGTCTGCAGACGAATTTGCTGTGTTGTTCGATGCGTATGGAAATCTCTCATCGCTGGCCCGTGTGACCAGCCGGGTGCTGGGCAAGCTGCGCTCGCCGTTGCTGGTATCTGGCCATGAGTTGGTGGTCAGCGCCTCCATCGGCATCAGTCTGCTGCCTGATTCAGCACGGGATATTTCGGCCCTGCGCAGTCAGGCGAACAAAGCCATGCAGCATGCCAAACACTTGGGCGGGAATAATTTCCAGTTCTTCACCGACAGCCTCCAAGCCAGCACTCTGGAGCGGTTGCAGTTCGAAATTCAACTGCGCAAGGCGGTACAGGAGAATCAGCTTGAAGTGGTTTATCAGCCCAAAATGTGCCTTGCGTCAGGGCGTTTGAGTTCTGCTGAGGCGCTGGTTCGCTGGAATCATCCGGTGCGAGGCGTGGTGTCGCCCAATGACTTCATCGGCCTGGCCGAAGAAACCGGTTTGATTGCAGAGATCGGTGAGTTCGTTCTGCGCCAGGCGTGTCGCCAAGTATGCATCTGGCAGAGCCAGGGGCTTGAAACGATTCGTGTGTCAGTCAATCTTTCCGTGCATCAGTTGCGTCAGGGGAAACTGGTGAGCCTCGTACGTCAGGTGCTCGATGAAACCGGGCTGGCACCTGAATACCTTGAGCTGGAGTTGACCGAGAGCCAACTGATGGACAGCGTCGAGCACATCATTGCTACCTTCCAGCAATTGCGCGAGCTGGGCGTGAAGCTGTCGATTGATGATTTCGGGACCGGATATTCGTCCCTCAGCTACCTCAAGCGCTTCCCGGTCAATTACGTGAAGATCGATCAGGCGTTCATTCGCGGGATAGGCGAGGGCACCGAAGATGCCGCCATCACCCGTGCAATTATCGCCATGGCGCACAGCCTTGGGCTGAAGGTCGTGGCGGAGGGAGTTGAAAACGAAGAGCAACTGGCGTTTTTGAAAGCTCATGCCTGCGATGAGGTGCAAGGTTACTTGATCAGCAGGCCAATTGACGTCGATGCCATGGGTGAAGTTCTTGCCGGGGATACAACCGATGCCTGGGACAAAGTGCAATAG
- a CDS encoding PA3496 family putative envelope integrity protein, translated as MPRHYDDSQQHSNSSVKTRRQHEDQRRMAFRRAIETYSEERRLNQELCDYLGAASAHVWQAAKGSGNGRQSAPQSH; from the coding sequence ATGCCTAGGCACTACGATGACTCGCAGCAGCACAGCAATTCCAGCGTCAAAACCCGCCGTCAGCATGAAGACCAGCGCCGCATGGCGTTCCGGCGTGCGATCGAGACCTACTCCGAAGAGCGCCGTCTGAATCAGGAGCTCTGCGATTACCTGGGCGCAGCCTCCGCTCATGTCTGGCAGGCCGCTAAGGGTTCAGGGAACGGCCGTCAAAGCGCGCCACAATCTCACTGA
- a CDS encoding acetyl-CoA carboxylase biotin carboxylase subunit: MIKKILIANRGEIAVRIVRACAEMSIRSVAIYSDADRHALHVKRADEAYGIGSEPLEGYLNPRKLVNLAVETGCDALHPGYGFLSENADLADICAERGIKFIGPSAEVIRRMGDKTEARRSMIKAGVPVTPGTEGNVADIAEALVEGERIGYPVMLKATSGGGGRGIRRCNSREELEQAFPRVISEATKAFGKAEVFLEKCIVNPKHIEAQILGDSFGNVVHLFERDCSIQRRNQKLIEIAPSPQLTPEQRAYIGDLSVRAAKAVGYENAGTVEFLLAEGEVYFMEMNTRVQVEHTITEEITGIDIVREQIRIASGLPLSVKQEDIIHRGFALQFRINAEDPKNNFLPSFGKITRYYAPGGPGVRTDTAIYTGYTIPPYYDSMCLKLIVWALSWEEAMDRGLRALDDMRLQGVKTTAAYYQEILRNPEFRSGQFNTSFVESHPELTNYSIKRKPEELALAIAAAIAAHAGL, encoded by the coding sequence GTGATAAAAAAAATCCTGATCGCAAACCGTGGTGAGATTGCCGTTCGTATCGTGCGCGCTTGCGCCGAAATGAGCATTCGCTCGGTGGCGATCTATTCCGACGCCGACCGCCATGCGCTGCATGTGAAGCGCGCGGACGAGGCCTACGGCATTGGCTCCGAGCCGCTTGAGGGCTATCTCAATCCACGCAAACTCGTGAATCTGGCCGTCGAAACCGGTTGCGACGCCTTGCACCCGGGTTATGGCTTTTTGTCCGAAAATGCCGATTTGGCCGACATCTGTGCCGAGCGCGGTATCAAGTTCATCGGGCCCTCTGCTGAAGTCATTCGCCGCATGGGTGACAAGACTGAAGCCCGCCGCAGCATGATCAAGGCGGGTGTGCCCGTAACGCCCGGCACCGAAGGCAATGTGGCTGACATTGCCGAAGCGTTGGTCGAGGGGGAGCGGATCGGTTACCCGGTCATGCTCAAGGCGACATCCGGCGGCGGCGGTCGCGGCATTCGTCGCTGCAACAGCCGTGAAGAACTGGAGCAGGCGTTTCCGCGGGTTATCTCGGAGGCGACCAAGGCATTCGGCAAGGCCGAGGTGTTCCTCGAAAAATGCATCGTCAATCCCAAGCACATCGAAGCGCAGATTCTGGGCGATAGCTTCGGCAACGTCGTGCATCTGTTCGAGCGCGACTGCTCGATTCAGCGCCGCAATCAGAAGCTCATTGAAATCGCCCCAAGCCCGCAACTGACCCCGGAACAGCGCGCCTATATCGGCGACCTGTCGGTGCGTGCGGCGAAAGCGGTCGGCTACGAGAACGCCGGAACCGTTGAGTTCCTGCTCGCCGAGGGCGAGGTGTACTTCATGGAGATGAATACCCGCGTGCAGGTGGAGCACACCATCACGGAAGAGATCACCGGCATCGACATTGTTCGCGAACAGATCCGCATTGCGTCGGGATTACCGCTGTCGGTGAAGCAGGAAGACATCATCCATCGCGGTTTCGCGTTGCAGTTTCGGATCAACGCCGAAGACCCGAAAAATAACTTCCTGCCGAGCTTCGGCAAGATCACACGTTATTACGCCCCCGGTGGGCCTGGCGTAAGGACCGATACGGCGATCTATACCGGCTACACGATTCCGCCTTATTACGACTCGATGTGCCTGAAGCTGATCGTGTGGGCGCTGAGCTGGGAAGAGGCGATGGACCGCGGCCTGCGTGCGCTGGACGACATGCGCTTGCAAGGCGTCAAGACCACCGCCGCCTATTACCAGGAAATCCTGCGCAACCCGGAATTCCGCAGCGGCCAGTTCAATACCAGCTTTGTTGAGAGCCACCCCGAACTGACCAACTACTCGATCAAGCGCAAACCCGAAGAGCTGGCACTGGCCATCGCCGCCGCCATCGCCGCCCATGCAGGCCTATGA
- the pdxR gene encoding MocR-like pyridoxine biosynthesis transcription factor PdxR — MTPSKPSLTFDFAGIELDPRQGLSRQLYQGLRQRILDGRLGGGTRLPASRDLAALLSISRNSVMRAYDQLYAEGFTEGRVGDGTYVAHLPDKTTATKKLSTKLSTGLTTGLPTGLSTKPTKPTDFLSSKVIHSTALMLLDRHHLSERKTGLPRAFRVGLPAFDLFPFAVWGKLHSDFWRKPDMQQLGYGDAAGEWRLRELIAVYLRTSRDLHCSAEQIVITSGAQQAISLCAQLLLEVGDGVAVENPGYRAAGHAFAIAGATLHGISVDSEGISCDELARHDSKLVYVTPSHQYPTGVTMSLARRLQLLAWAERTGGWIVEDDYDGEYRYGGAPLAPLAALDRQGLVLYVGTFGKVAFPALRLGYLVLPLSLVEPFCQRRAVDMRHSEIGTQAVMAEFIAAGHFQRHIRRMRRAAPSRRNALLSGWPDSIAGCGPMPKPMAGLHVALKVDSLAREQALVALADSVGVEVNALSEYWLPDSSTPIDERAGLVLGFAAVPEADIELALEKLRAVWSMRQ; from the coding sequence ATGACACCGTCAAAGCCCTCGCTGACCTTCGACTTCGCCGGTATCGAACTGGACCCGCGTCAGGGCCTTAGCCGTCAGCTTTACCAAGGCCTGCGCCAGCGGATTCTCGACGGTCGTCTGGGCGGTGGCACGCGCTTACCCGCCAGCCGGGATCTGGCGGCGTTGTTGTCGATCTCGCGTAATAGCGTGATGCGCGCATACGACCAGCTTTACGCCGAAGGCTTCACTGAGGGGCGTGTTGGCGATGGGACTTACGTCGCTCATCTGCCCGACAAAACCACCGCTACGAAAAAACTATCCACAAAACTGTCCACAGGGTTAACAACAGGCTTACCCACAGGTTTATCCACAAAACCGACCAAGCCCACTGATTTTTTATCCAGTAAAGTTATCCACAGCACTGCGCTGATGCTGCTTGATCGGCACCATTTGAGCGAGCGTAAAACCGGCTTACCACGCGCTTTTCGAGTGGGCCTGCCAGCGTTTGACCTGTTCCCTTTTGCAGTGTGGGGCAAGTTGCACTCGGATTTCTGGCGAAAGCCCGACATGCAGCAACTCGGTTACGGCGACGCCGCAGGGGAGTGGCGTCTGCGAGAGCTGATCGCTGTCTACCTGCGCACCTCTCGAGATTTGCACTGCTCTGCTGAACAAATTGTGATCACCAGTGGTGCGCAACAAGCAATTAGCCTTTGTGCACAGCTGCTGTTAGAGGTTGGCGACGGCGTTGCTGTGGAAAACCCCGGCTATCGCGCTGCCGGTCATGCTTTTGCGATTGCTGGTGCGACCTTGCACGGTATTTCGGTGGACAGCGAGGGCATAAGCTGTGACGAGTTGGCCAGGCACGACAGCAAGCTTGTGTATGTCACGCCGTCTCATCAGTACCCGACCGGGGTCACGATGAGTCTGGCGCGGCGTCTTCAATTGTTGGCGTGGGCCGAACGAACCGGCGGCTGGATCGTGGAGGACGACTACGACGGGGAGTATCGCTACGGCGGTGCGCCATTGGCTCCGCTGGCGGCGCTGGATCGGCAGGGTCTGGTGCTTTATGTCGGCACCTTCGGCAAAGTGGCGTTTCCTGCGCTGCGGTTGGGTTATCTGGTGTTGCCGCTGAGCCTGGTCGAGCCCTTCTGCCAGCGGCGTGCTGTGGACATGCGTCACTCTGAGATAGGCACCCAAGCGGTGATGGCCGAGTTCATCGCCGCCGGGCATTTCCAGCGGCATATCCGTCGCATGCGCCGCGCCGCGCCGAGTCGGCGTAATGCTTTGCTGTCGGGCTGGCCTGACAGTATTGCGGGGTGCGGGCCGATGCCCAAACCCATGGCGGGTCTGCACGTAGCATTAAAGGTCGACAGCCTGGCACGCGAGCAGGCGCTGGTCGCGCTGGCTGACAGCGTAGGCGTTGAGGTCAATGCATTGAGTGAATACTGGCTGCCGGATTCTTCAACGCCCATTGATGAGCGGGCAGGGTTGGTGCTGGGGTTCGCGGCGGTGCCTGAGGCAGATATCGAGCTGGCGCTGGAGAAGCTGCGCGCGGTTTGGAGCATGCGTCAGTAG
- the hexR gene encoding transcriptional regulator HexR: MNLLQHIAQSRHLLRKSELKVADHVLLDPAAVMHSSMADLAHSVGISEPTIVRFCRAIGCTGFQDLKLKLAQSLAAGASFGQFAIHEDDSVADYSLKIFDTTLHTLMEVREKLDPHALQAAVTLMAAAHRVEFYGFGASGAVAADAQHKFFRLLLTAASYSDPHMQAMSAVTLKPTDVAVCISQSGRSKDLLITANLVRESGANLITLCPSQTPLAELSTVNLAIDVHEDTEIYTPLTSRIAHLVVIDVLAMGVAMARGPSLVNHLKSVKRSLRSLRLSPKSIKSHED; encoded by the coding sequence TTGAATCTGTTGCAGCACATCGCCCAGTCACGCCATCTCTTACGCAAGTCGGAGCTTAAGGTTGCCGACCATGTGCTGCTCGACCCTGCGGCCGTGATGCACAGTTCCATGGCCGACCTCGCGCACAGCGTGGGGATCAGTGAACCGACTATCGTGCGTTTCTGTCGCGCCATCGGTTGCACAGGTTTTCAGGATCTGAAACTGAAGCTGGCGCAAAGCCTCGCCGCAGGCGCGAGCTTCGGCCAATTTGCCATCCATGAAGACGACTCGGTCGCCGATTACAGCCTGAAGATATTCGACACCACGTTGCACACGCTGATGGAGGTCCGCGAAAAGCTCGATCCCCATGCGTTGCAGGCGGCGGTGACGCTGATGGCAGCGGCGCATCGGGTGGAGTTCTACGGGTTTGGTGCCTCAGGCGCAGTGGCAGCCGATGCGCAGCACAAGTTCTTTCGACTGCTGCTGACAGCAGCGTCTTATTCCGATCCGCACATGCAGGCCATGTCCGCTGTCACACTCAAGCCCACGGATGTGGCGGTGTGTATCTCTCAGTCCGGACGCTCCAAAGACCTCCTGATCACCGCCAATCTGGTGCGTGAAAGCGGTGCCAATCTGATTACCTTGTGCCCGAGTCAGACGCCGTTGGCTGAATTGTCGACCGTGAACCTGGCCATCGACGTGCATGAGGACACTGAAATCTACACGCCGCTGACCTCGCGCATCGCTCACCTTGTCGTGATCGACGTGCTGGCTATGGGCGTTGCCATGGCCCGGGGTCCGAGCCTGGTCAACCACCTCAAAAGCGTCAAAAGAAGTCTGCGCAGCCTTCGGTTATCGCCCAAGTCGATCAAGTCTCACGAGGATTGA
- a CDS encoding LysR family transcriptional regulator, which produces MRKSLMRMTLRQLRIFNEVCDLRSYSRAAEEMSLTQPAISLQIRQLEELIGQPLFEYVGKKLYLTEAAEALQSASRDVFGRLENLDMQLSDMQGSLQGQLKLAIESSAKYFVPHLFAAFKRQYPDVMLNLTVVNRAQVIRRLSDNRDDLVVMSMVPQDMGLEFLPFLNNPIVAVVRPDHPLCQLEKPALKDLEPYTLVVRESGSGTRKACEEYYKEKRIHFEHTLEVSSAEAQRECVVAGLGIALLTRHALSRELAVGALVELPVAELPLYRSWCVVQGRDKRLSPVAHAFLAFIRTQRVQISEIVARFDGRSLNP; this is translated from the coding sequence ATGCGTAAGTCATTGATGCGGATGACATTGCGTCAACTGCGGATCTTCAACGAGGTCTGTGATTTGCGCTCCTACAGCCGAGCTGCTGAAGAAATGTCGCTCACGCAACCTGCCATCAGCCTGCAAATACGCCAACTGGAAGAGCTGATCGGGCAACCGCTTTTCGAGTATGTCGGCAAAAAGCTTTATCTCACCGAAGCCGCCGAAGCGCTGCAGTCGGCAAGCCGGGACGTGTTCGGGCGGCTAGAAAATCTGGATATGCAGCTGTCGGACATGCAAGGGTCGCTGCAAGGGCAGTTGAAGCTGGCGATCGAGTCCAGCGCAAAGTATTTCGTTCCGCATCTTTTCGCCGCATTCAAGCGACAGTATCCGGACGTCATGCTGAATCTGACGGTCGTGAATCGCGCTCAGGTCATCAGAAGGCTGTCCGATAACCGCGATGATCTGGTGGTGATGTCGATGGTGCCGCAAGACATGGGGTTGGAGTTTCTACCGTTCTTGAACAATCCCATCGTGGCGGTCGTGCGGCCGGACCATCCACTCTGTCAGCTGGAAAAACCAGCACTCAAGGATCTGGAGCCGTACACGCTCGTGGTTCGCGAATCAGGCTCCGGCACGCGCAAGGCCTGCGAGGAATACTACAAAGAGAAGCGTATTCACTTTGAGCACACGCTTGAAGTGTCGTCGGCCGAGGCCCAGCGCGAGTGCGTGGTTGCAGGCCTGGGCATTGCGCTGTTAACCCGTCACGCACTGAGCCGTGAGCTGGCTGTCGGCGCGCTGGTGGAATTGCCAGTGGCTGAGTTACCGCTCTACCGCAGCTGGTGCGTGGTACAGGGACGCGACAAACGTCTGTCGCCCGTGGCGCATGCGTTTCTCGCGTTCATCCGCACCCAACGCGTGCAGATCAGTGAGATTGTGGCGCGCTTTGACGGCCGTTCCCTGAACCCTTAG
- the oadA gene encoding sodium-extruding oxaloacetate decarboxylase subunit alpha has product MTKKIHVTDTILRDAHQSLLATRMRTEDMLPICEKLDKVGYWSLEVWGGATFDACVRFLKEDPWERLRQLRAALPNTRLQMLLRGQNLLGYRHYSDDVVRAFVAKAAVNGIDVFRIFDAMNDVRNLRVAIEAVKASGKHAQGTIAYTTSPVHTIEAFVAQARQMEAMGCDSVAIKDMAGLLTPYATGELVKALKAEQSLPVFIHSHDTAGLAAMCQLKAIENGADHIDTAISSFAWGTSHPGTESMVAALKGSEFDTGLNLELLQEIGLYFYAVRKKYHQFESEFTAVDTRVQVNQVPGGMISNLANQLKEQGALNRMGEVLAEIPRVRKDLGYPPLVTPTSQIVGTQAFFNVLAGERYKTITNEVKLYLTGGYGKAPGTVDEKLRRQAIGNEDIIDVRPADLLKPEMTKLRSEIGALAKSEEDVLTYAMFPDIGRKFLEERAAGTLAPEALLPIPETGTVSRAGGEGVPTEFVIDVHGESYRVDITGVGVKAEGKRHFYLSIDGMPEEVVFEPLNEFVSGGIGKRPQANKPGHVSTTMPGNIVDVLVKEGDTVRVGQAVLITEAMKMETEVQAAVTGKVVAIHVAKGDRVNPGEMLVEIEG; this is encoded by the coding sequence ATGACCAAGAAGATCCATGTCACCGACACCATCCTGCGCGACGCTCACCAATCGCTGTTGGCAACCCGCATGCGCACGGAAGACATGCTGCCGATCTGCGAAAAGCTCGACAAGGTCGGCTATTGGTCGCTTGAAGTGTGGGGCGGCGCAACATTCGATGCCTGCGTGCGGTTTTTAAAGGAAGATCCTTGGGAGCGTCTGCGCCAGTTGCGTGCGGCACTGCCCAATACGCGCCTGCAAATGCTGCTGCGCGGCCAGAATCTGCTGGGCTATCGCCATTACAGCGATGACGTGGTCAGGGCGTTTGTTGCCAAGGCGGCGGTCAATGGCATCGACGTGTTCCGCATCTTTGACGCTATGAACGACGTGCGTAACCTGCGCGTTGCCATCGAGGCCGTCAAAGCGTCGGGCAAACATGCGCAAGGCACCATCGCTTACACCACCAGCCCGGTCCACACCATCGAAGCCTTCGTTGCACAGGCCAGGCAGATGGAAGCCATGGGCTGCGACTCGGTGGCGATCAAGGACATGGCGGGTCTGCTGACGCCTTACGCCACGGGCGAGCTGGTCAAGGCCCTGAAAGCCGAGCAGTCGCTGCCCGTGTTCATTCATTCGCATGACACGGCCGGCCTGGCTGCAATGTGTCAGCTCAAGGCAATCGAAAACGGCGCAGACCACATTGATACCGCGATCTCCAGTTTTGCCTGGGGCACCAGCCATCCGGGCACCGAGTCGATGGTTGCAGCGCTCAAGGGCAGCGAGTTCGACACGGGCCTGAACCTGGAACTGTTGCAGGAAATCGGTTTGTACTTCTACGCCGTGCGCAAGAAGTATCACCAGTTCGAAAGCGAATTCACCGCTGTCGATACCCGTGTGCAGGTCAATCAGGTCCCGGGCGGGATGATCTCCAACCTCGCCAACCAGCTAAAAGAGCAGGGCGCGTTGAACCGTATGGGCGAAGTGCTGGCTGAGATTCCGCGCGTACGTAAAGACCTCGGGTACCCGCCACTGGTAACACCCACCTCCCAGATCGTCGGCACACAGGCGTTCTTCAACGTGCTGGCAGGCGAACGCTACAAAACCATCACCAACGAGGTGAAGCTCTACCTCACCGGAGGCTATGGCAAGGCGCCGGGCACAGTCGATGAAAAGCTGCGTCGTCAGGCCATTGGCAATGAAGACATCATCGACGTCCGTCCGGCCGATCTGCTCAAGCCTGAAATGACCAAGTTGCGCAGCGAAATTGGGGCACTGGCCAAATCTGAAGAGGACGTACTGACTTACGCGATGTTCCCGGACATCGGGCGCAAGTTCCTTGAGGAGCGAGCGGCGGGCACCCTGGCACCTGAAGCGCTGTTACCCATTCCCGAGACGGGTACGGTGTCCAGGGCGGGAGGCGAAGGCGTGCCGACTGAGTTCGTCATCGATGTTCACGGAGAGAGCTACCGCGTCGACATCACCGGTGTGGGTGTGAAGGCCGAGGGTAAGCGTCACTTCTACCTGTCCATTGACGGCATGCCGGAAGAAGTGGTGTTCGAACCACTCAATGAGTTTGTCAGCGGTGGCATCGGTAAACGGCCACAAGCCAATAAGCCGGGCCATGTGAGCACTACGATGCCGGGCAATATCGTCGATGTGCTGGTCAAGGAAGGTGACACTGTCAGGGTGGGTCAGGCGGTGTTGATCACTGAAGCAATGAAGATGGAGACCGAGGTTCAGGCAGCGGTCACTGGCAAAGTCGTGGCGATTCATGTGGCCAAGGGTGATCGCGTGAACCCAGGCGAGATGCTGGTCGAGATCGAGGGCTGA